ATCATTTCTTTACCATTTATTGGATGTATAAGTCCAAGCTTGATGGCATGTAAAGCTTGGCCATCTAATTTACAGGGTAGTTTTTTACATCTTCCATATAATGGATCACCCACAATTGGGTGATTAATGTGAGCGCAATGAACTCTTATTTGATGCGTTCGACCCGTATCTAGTTTGAAACTCATTAATGAGTAATTGCCAAATCTTTCTTCTAATTTCCAATACGTACAGGCATACCTTCCTGAAGTTTCTTCAACTACTTTATATTTCAACCTATTTAATTTATCTCTGCCAATGTGTCCCACTATTTGGCCTTCTTCAGAATTAGGTGCTCCATGAATTACTGCAATATATTCGCGTGATGCTATTTTTTCTTTAATTTGTTTCTGGAGATTTACTAATGCCTCTTGGCTTTTTGCAACCACCATACATCCGGAGGTGTCTTTATCTAATCTGTGAACAATCCCAGGTCTTAATTTCCCATTAATTCCAGGCAGATCTTTACAGTGAAAAAGTAAGCCATTCACTAAAGTTCCAGATTTGTGTCCAGGAGCTGGATGAACTATTAGACCTGATTGTTTATTGATCACTATGATATGCTCGTCTTCAAAAAGGATATTTAAATCCATTTTTTCAGGTTTCAAATAAATAAGAGGTTCTGGAGGAGGCATCCATATTTGAACATTGTCGCCATTTTTTAATGGGGTCTTTGCTTTTGCGGTCTTATAGTTCACAAGTACTAAACCTGAATTTATAAAATGTTGAATTCTTGCTCTACTTTGTTCTGGCCTTTTACTTACCAACCATCTATCTAGCCTCATAGGAAGAGGGAGCTCATAAATAATTTCTATAAGCTCACCTTCTCCAATGCCGAAAGAACTTTGATTATTTAATTCCATAGAGGTACTTCTAAAGCAATTTTACCCAGCATTTGATTTCTAAAATCTTCCAATAACTTATGAGACATTCTCCTTTTATCGCCTGAGGTATGTTTTGAAGCTGCTTCGTCGATCCAAGCAGAAGGACTCTTAAAGCCTTTGGAAATATCAACTCCATATCTATTAGATATTTGTTTAACTGAGATATTCGCATTCTTATCTTTGTTGAGAGTGGATATAATTTTGATAAATCCAATTGCGACACTCTCTATTTCATAAGCAGCTTCACCAATATCGTCACACAGTGCAAGATTAAGTGCTGATTTTTGATCTTCTAAATTTGGAGGTATAACACCAGGAGCATCTAGCAGATCTATACCACTTTCTAATTTTATCCATCTTAAATTACGAGTCACGCCTGCTTTCCTAGCGCTATCTACAACTCTTTTTTTTGCAATTCTATTGATTAATGCTGACTTTCCTACGTTTGGAAAACCAAGTGTAAGGGCTCTAATTGGCCTAATTCGCATTCCTCTAGAGAGTCTTCTATCGTCGATTGAAGACCTAGAATCTTTAGCTGACTTACAAATTTCTTTAATTCCTATTCCTCTTTTAGCATCACACCAAAGAGGATATTGATCTCTAGCATTAAACCATTTATTCCAACTATTGATTGTATTAGGGGAGATCATGTCTGATCTGTTTATAACAAGAATATGTTTTTTATTATTTATCCATTTATTTAGGTGTGGATGTCCTGTTGACAAAGGAATTCGTGCATCTCTGACTTCTATAACTAAATCTACTTTATTGATAACTTCAGATAATTTCTTTTCTGCTTTTGCGATATGGCCTGGGTACCATTGGATTTTGGGTATGTCCACTTCAATAAATCAAATAAAATTTTGTATTTCTTTTAGTTTTTATAAGTTTCAAAAGTATTTACTTCTAAATTTTAGTATAAATTTAATGACTAAAAAATTTTTATAATCGTTAATTTTTAAAATTTATTAAGGCATAGGTAACAGTAACTACTTTTTAACCCAATAAGCCCAAATTAACGTTAGGGTCTTGAGATTATAAATATAGCTTGTTTAATGCCAAAATTATCTCTTTCCAGTCTTGATAAGACACATTTAGAAGGAAAAAAAGTTCTTGTAAGAGTAGATTTTAATGTTCCATTAAATGAAGATGGTCAAATAACCGACGATACGCGTATTCGTGCAGCGATCCCAACTATTGAATATCTTATTAATCATTCCGCAAAAGTTATTTTATCGGCTCATTTTGGTAGACCAAAGGGTCAGGTAAATGAAAAAATGAGATTAACTCCAGTAGCAGCAAGATTAGGTGAATTGTTAGGGCAAAGTGTTGCTCTTACTAACAGTTGTATTGGTGATGAAGCAGTTGCACAATCAAATAGCTTATCTAATGGAGATGTTCTTTTACTTGAAAATGTTCGTTTTTTTGGTGAAGAGGAAAAGAACGACCAAGAGTTTGCTAAAAAATTAGCATCACATGCAGATATGTATGTAAATGATGCTTTCGGTGCTGCTCATAGAGCGCATGCTTCAACTCAGGGTGTTACAAATTATTTAAGTCCCTCAGTAGCTGGATTCCTTTTAGAAAAAGAATTGAAATACCTACAAGGAGCTGTAGATTCCCCAAATCGTCCATTGGCAGCAATAGTTGGAGGATCAAAGGTTAGTAGCAAAATAGGAGTACTTGATTCTTTACTAGATAAGTGTGACAAAATTATGATTGGTGGAGGTATGATTTTTACTTTTTATAAAGCTAGAGGTTTAGATGTCGGAAAGAGCCTTGTAGAAGAAGATAAACTCGAGCTTGCTAAAGATTTAGAAGCAAAAGCAAAAGCAAAAGGAGTAGAATTGCTATTACCCACTGATGTTGTTTTGGCTGATGAATTTTCTCCTGACGCCAATAGTAAAATATCTCAAATTGATGCAATTAGTGGGAATTGGATGGGTCTAGATATTGGTCCAGATTCCATTAAAGTTTTTCAGAATGCTCTTGCAGAATGTAAGACAATTATTTGGAACGGTCCAATGGGAGTTTTTGAATTTGATAAATTTGCAGACGGTACAAATGCAATAGCTACGACTCTTGCGGACTTAAGTGCTTTTTCTGAAGTTTGTACAATAATTGGTGGTGGAGATTCAGTTGCAGCAGTTGAAAAAGCAGGATTAGCTGAGAAAATGTCTCATATATCTACTGGAGGTGGGGCTAGTTTGGAACTTTTAGAAGGTAAAACTTTACCAGGTGTGGCTGCGTTAAACGACGCTTAGGCTATATCTTATCAACAATATCAATGCTCTTTGTGAAAGTAATCATTCCTTCAGGATGAGCAATGATTCCTGACCAAATTTGTATCCCTGGTTTTAAAGGAGCTCTTGTTATTTTAAAAATCCCTCCAGACGCCAATGGCTCCAATAATATTTCTTGTTCAAACAATGAATTAACTTGATGAGGTTTTATAGCTCCAGCAATAATTACTTCTTCAAGAGGCTTATTTAGAATTATATCGATATCGTATTTTGAACCAGTAAGAACTCTATCAGGAATATTAAAACTAATATCTATTTTTTTATTATCGTTTCTTATAGTGGTGAATAAATTTTTGATAATCCCTTCATCTATTTTCTCATTTACGATTGAAAATAAATAATCAAATTTGGATTCGAGTATATATATTTCTCCATTAACTATTTTTTCCCCAAAAACTTTTATTCGCAAAATCTCTTCATCTGGAAGATTAGATTTTAATCTTTTGATCTTCCATTTGCTTTTAGGGAAATCATTAATGATCTTTGAAAATTGTTTTGGTATATTTTGGTTTTCTTCATTTCTAAAATTTTTTCTAATGAATTCTAAATCTTTTGCATTTAAGGAGTTTTCTAGATTTCTTATAAAATCAACTTTCAAAGTTTGCGTTATTGCTGAATAGGGAAAAATAAGATAAATAAATAAGTAGAGAAGAAATCCTATATTTTTGAATAAGTTTAAATTAAACATATTAATCATTGGTTATTTTATTCTACTATTTTAGGTTTTTATGTCTAAAAAAAATAATTTATTAGTTGCAGCAAGTGGGACAGGGGGGCATATTTTCCCAGCCTTAGCAGTTTCAAAAGAGGTGGAAGATGAATGGAATATTCATTGGTTGGGTGTTAGTCAAAGACTTGATGCAAATTTTATTCCCGAAAAATATAATTTGAGGACTTTGAATATAAAGACACCAAGAAAAAATATTTTTTTGTTTTATCAATATTTAGAAATTTTAATGTCAACTTTTCAAATAATTAGGATCTTAAAAGAAAAAAAAATTCACTTAGTTTTTGCGACTGGAGGTTATATATCAGCACCTACAATTGTTGCTTCAAAACTTCTAAGGATACCTATCATTATTCATGAATCAAATGTAATTCCAGGAATGGTCACGAAATATTTTGGTTTTTTATGTAACTATGTTCTTTTAGGATTTAAAGAAACAAATTCTTATTTAAAAAATTGTAAAACTATTTTCACTGGAACACCTTTAAGAGAGCAATTCTATAAATTTAATTTTTTGCCAGAATGGGTTCCAAAAGGAAATGGCCCTCTTTTGATTGTTATGGGAGGTAGTCAAGGATCAAAAGCTATAAATCAAATTCTTTATGAATCTCTAGAATTTTTAATAAAAAAACAATTTCGGATAGTTCATATTGTTGGCGAATCTAATCTAAACCCTTTGCATGTAAAAAACTCCAAAAATTATATTCAAAAGAAATTTACTAATGAAATAGCAGCTTTAATTCAAAACTGTGATCTTGTAATATCGAGATCTGGTGCAGGAACGATCAATGAATTAATGGAGGCTGAAAAACCTTCAATTTTAATTCCATATCCAGATTCTAAAAATAATCATCAGGAGAAAAATGCAATGATTCTTGCTGCAAGTGGAGGCTCAGTTTTAATCAATCAGAATAAAATGTCCAAAGAAGTTTTTGAAGAAACTCTAGAAAGAATTTTTAAAATAAAACCAAAAAAGGGGAAAAATCATTATGAAATATTAGATCTAATGAAGAAGAATATGGAAAATAATAATAAAATTGAATCTAAAAATGAGATTAAAAAGTATATTAATTATTTTTTAAAGGAATTCTGAATTTCTGCACATAAAAGAGTGTTATTTTTTCTGTTCTGTAGACTTATTCTTGCCCACTTTTCATTAAGAAATTTAAATGAAGTGCATTCTCTAAGCAATATTCCCTTACTTTCTAAGTATTTTATATTTGGCGACAAGGATGTTTCACTTTCTATTAAAAAAAAGTTGGTTGAAGAGTTATGAATTTTAAGGTTCTCTATTTTTAATAATTTTTCAAATACTCTCTTTTTTTCAATATTTATCCAGCTGTGAATCTGTTTTGTCCACTGTTCATAGAATTTCTTATTACTTAATAGATCAATTCCGGCTTTAATAGAAAATGAATTTAAAGGCCAAGGATCTCTATTTATTTCCCATTGTTTAAGTTTTTTGGATGAGCCAATAACGTAACCTAATCTAAGACCAGGAATATTGAAGATTTTGGTCAAGCTTCTCAAGACTAATAAATTATCAAATCTTTTGGTTAATGGTATTAAAGATTCTTTGTCTCCATTAGGTGTTATCGATAAGAAAGCTTCATCGCAAATAACTAATTTATATTTTTTCACAATTTCCTCCAATGAATTCTTTTCCCATAATTGGCCGGTAGGGTTATGTGGATTTGTTATCCAAATAACATCACCTTTTGGATGAAGCGGAAATGATTGAGGAAAAATATCATTCCAGTTTTTTGGTAATTCGCAATGTATAAAATTGCTATTCCAACAATTTAAAGATCTTTCATAATCAACAAATGATGGAGAAGGAATACAACTTATTCCGAATTTGGATGCTTCATAACCTGCCCAGGTTATTAATTCAGAAGCTCCATTTCCAGGCAATATATTGTCTGGATTTATCCCATGAAATTTGCCGATTATTTCTTTCAGATCACTCAAGTTTCTTTCTGGGTAATATCTAAAGCCAAGATTCTTAATTTCCGCATTTATTGAATCTATTAGTATTTGAGGGGGATCAAAGGGTACCAATGATGCACTTGCATCAATGATTTCGGAGGGTAATAAATTTAATTTTTTCGCAGTTTCATATACATTTCCACCGTGCTTCAAGTTTGATCCTTGCATGGCTAACTTTGAGTAATCATGAGGTTCATTATTCATTCTCTAATTTTATTCAACCCATTTTAAATCTGATCCAATTGCATCTTTTATACTAGATAATTGATGGTTATTAAGTTGCTTTATAATTCCCTCAAGTATATCTGGTACTAATTGTGGACCCTTATATATCCATCCTGTATAAAGTTGAATTAATGATGCTCCAGAACAAATTCTTTCCCAAGCTGACTCAGGACTATCTATTCCACCAACGCCAATTAAAATAATCTTTTTATCAATATTATGTATATGTTTTATTATTTGATTTGCTTTTTTTTGGAGAGGCCTTCCACTTAATCCTCCATTCTCTTGAGAAAGTAATAATCCGGTTTGCATGATCTTTCTATTTTCAAGACCTAATCTATCTATGCTGGTGTTAGTAGCAATTATTCCATCGATGTTTTCCTCGATTATTAACTGGCAAATATCTTCAATATCTTTAAAGCTTAGATCTGGTGCAATTTTGACAAATAATGGTGGACAACTGGGTAAGTTTTTAATTTCTTTAATAAGTTCTCTTAGAAGAATTGGATCTTGTAACTTTCTTAGTCCTTCAGTATTTGGAGAACTTACGTTTATTGCTGCATAATCACAATATGGAATTAATAATTTTAGAGAAGTTAAATAGTCATCTTTTGCTTGAGATAAATCTGTAATTTTAGACTTACCAAAATTGATCCCTAAACAAATATTCTTTCTATTTTTTTTAAACTCAATTCTTTGTTCGACAAAGTTTTTAACTAGATTTTCAGCACCATTGTTATTGAAACCCATTCTATTTAATGCCGCCTCTTCTTCTGCTAATCTAAATAACCTTGGTTTGGGATTTCCATTCTGAGCAAATTTAGTTACTGTACCAAGTTCAGCAAATCCAAAACCAAAATCTTTCCATATATTTGCGGCATTTCCATTTTTGTCAAAACCTGCAGCTAAACCAATTGGATTACAAAAATTTATTCCACATATGTTCTGAGTTAACCTTTTATCAACTACAGAAAATTCTTTATTTAGATTTTTTAAGATAGAAGAAACTACAGGCCAATTATATTTTCTTGAACTGAATGATAGGAGGCTAAGAGATAAATTTGTTAAGTATTCTGCATCAATCCCAGAGTCTTTTTTTAATACAGGCGTAATCAAGTTTTTATAAAGATTTTTAAATACCCCCTTCTGTTCATTCATAAAAAATTAGGCTTCTTTTTTTTCTATTATCCAATATTTTTTATCTTTAGGAATCAATCTCCAATTACGCCATTCAAAAAGTGAATATTGTTTTATCTTTAAGTGGTTTTCTTCACCTAATAAGGTGTTGAGTTCAGGTGAACTTAAAAGGTACTTTTGTTCTGCAAATTTTTTAATTAATTCATTGCGGGAAAATAATTCCTGAATTTCTATAGGTGCATTTTTTTCAAAAAAATCAACAGAGGATTCTGCTTTTTTTAAGTTACTTTCTATAGAGATACCTTTGCTGTAATTAGTTGCAATTTTATCAACTCTATCATTTTGTTTATCCCCGCTATGACCTTTAACATATTCCATTATTAGGCCATTAATCCTTAATTGATCAATTTTCTGCCATAGATCAAGATTTTGAACTGGTTTTCCTGCACTTGTTTTCCATCCATTTTTCTTCCAATTTATAATCCATTTTGTATAACCCTCTATGACATATTTACTATCAGTTCTTAGTTTAAAGTTCTCTTTTAATTGGTAGTTTTTTAATTTCTCAAGAGTTTTTATAGCTGCAGTGAGTTCCATTCTATTATTAGTAGTATTTTGCTCGGAACCACCTATTTCTAATTCGCTGTTATCGTCAAAAATTATTAAACCACCCCAGCCACCTGGGCCTGGATTACCACTGCAGGCTCCATCTGTTGCGGCTTCAATCGCAATACTATCACTATTCATAATTTTTGAAGCCGATATTAAAGGTTATCGGCTTGAAAAAATGTACTCTTACTTAAGTGTAACTTTACCGCCAGCTTCTTCAATCTCTTTCTTTAAAGATTCAGCATCTGCTTTAGCAATTCCTTCTTTTACTGTTTTTGGTGCAGATTCAACAAGTGCTTTTGCATCGCCAAGTCCTAGACCAGTTGCATTTCTTACAACCTTAAGGACTTTGATTTTTGCAGCTGCATCAAAGCTTTCTAGAACTACATCAAATTCAGTTTTTTCTTCAGCAGCGCCACCATCTGCGTCACCGCCAGCTGCTCCTGGAGCTGCCATTACTACACCTGCAGAAGCTGCAGCAGATACACCAAAAGCCTCTTCAATTTGCTTTACAAGCTCAGATGCTTCTAAAAGTGATAGGGATTTTAATGATTCAAGAATTTCTTCAGTTTTTGCGGACATTTTCTTAAAAGTTAATTAGGGTTTGAATTTAAGATTCTGATTTTTCAGAATGTTGTTTAAGTGATCTAGCAAGTCCAGAAGGCACTTCATTGATAGAGATCGCAATTTTTGTTGCTATGCCATTTAGAGCACCAGCAATTTTTGCCATCAATACTTCTTTAGATGGAAGACTTGCAATTTCTTTTATTTCAGAATCGCTAAGAAGTCTGCCTTCAAATAAAGCTCCTTTGGTTTCGGATTTTTTGGTGTCTTTTTGAAAAGATTGGATCGCTTTTACAGCACCACCAACATCTTCTTTAATTAAGACAAAAGCATTTGTTCCGGTCAGTAAAGATTCAAGATCGTTCCAATTACTATCTCCATCAATAGCTTTACGCATTAATGAATTTTTAGTAACTTTGCAGATGCCATTAGTTGTTTGCAATCTAGATCGCAAATCTGACATCTCTTTGATAGTTAAACCTTTATAGTCAAGAACTACAGCCATTTCCGAGTCGTCTAAAAGAGATTTAATCTCAGTAACGATTTGTTGCTTATTCTCTAGTGTTCGGCCCATCGTTGTTTTTGGATCGTAGTTTAGGGAGAGCAGGAAATGCGGCAAAGTCCTTTTAAATAGAGGCCGCTTTTATTAGATCCAAAAAAAGAAATAATTAAGACGAGTCCTCGGTAGGGATTTAAAATTTAGAACAACTAAATAAACCTACTTTCTTTGGCCGTATTATTGCAATTTAAATTATACTACAAAGAGTTAACCTTCAGGTTGGTAATCTTGTATAGCATTTATGTCTACTTGAACTGAAGGTCCCATTGTTGAAGTTACATAAAAAGTTTTCCAATATTTTCCCTTTGCTCCACTTGGTTTATTTTTATCGATTGATTCTTGCAAAGTTTTTAAGTTGTCAAATAGAGCCTCTTTTGCGAAACTTGCTTTTCCAAAGCGGACATGAACGATACCAGCCTTATCTGCTCTAAATTCGAGCTTACCAGCTTTGAATTCTTTTATTGCATTAGCAATATCATTTGTTACTGTCCCAGCTTTAGGGTTAGGCATTAAACCTCTAGGTCCTAAAACTCTTCCTAATTTTGCAACCTTAGGCATCATATCTGGAGTCGCAATAAGTAGATCGAACTCCATATTCCCTTTGTTTATGCTTTCTACAAGATCTTCTTCGCCAAATAAATCTGCACCAGCAGATTTAGCTTTCGATACATTCTCACCGCTTGTAATTACTGCAATTTTTATGCTTTGGCCAGTACCATGTGGTAATGCAACAGTAGTCCTTAATTGTTGATCAGTATATTTTGGATCAATACCTAAACGTATATGTGCTTCAATGGTTTCATCAAATTTTGCATTAGCATTTTCCTTGATAATACTAAGAGCTTCAAGTGGGGCGTAAATGCGATCTTCTATCTTTGTTGATAGAGCCGCCATTCTTTTTGATAGTTTTTTCATAATATTTTTGGGTGCAAACGGTTATTAGGTAACCTCCCCTATGTAGTGAACGATTTTGTCTTGAACTTAATCAGTAATAGAGACGCCCATATTACGAGCTGTGCCTTCAATTACTTTCATAGCTGATTCAACACTTGAACAGTTTAGATCAGGAAGCTTAGTTTTGGCTATTTCTTCTAGTTGAGCTTTACTTATATTCCCAACAGAGCCTTTTGCAGATTCACCTGATCCTTTCTCTATGCCAGCTGCTTTTGTTATTAAGACAGAAGCAGGAGGTGTTTTTGTTATAAAAGTAAAGCTTCTATCTTCAAAAACAGAAATCTCAACTGGAATTACAAAACCTGCTTTATCTTGGGTCCTTGCATTATATTCTTTACAAAATGCCATTATATTGACACCATGTTGTCCTAAAGCTGGCCCTACAGGAGGAGCAGGGTTCGCTTTGCCCGCTTGTAGAGCAAGCTTGATAACTGCAACAATTTTTTTTGCCATTAGATTAGAGAATTTTTGCTGAGGTAGAAAATCATTATTTTACTCGATAAACAAGAACATTTAGAAATTAGTTTTGTTTATTGATTTGGGAGAACTCTAATTCTACAGGAGTCTCGCGCCCAAATATTGAAAGTAATGCTTTTAATTTATTTCTTTCCCCAGAAACTTCTATAACTTCTCCCTGGAAATCTTTAAATGGCCCACTAGTTACTACGATTCTATCTTTTTCTTCAATATCTAACTTGATTACCGCTTTTTTCTCTGATGCGCGCTTAAAGATCCTATTAACTTCTTGTCTGGATAATGGTCTAGGTTTAATATGACCTCGTGATCTACCGCTCCCTCTACCGTCTTCAGCACCAACAAAGTTAATTACATTTGGAGTACTTTTTACAGCCATCATTGTATCTTCATCCAAAATCATTCTTACGAGGACATAACCTGGAAAAACTTTTTCTTCAGTAGTTTGTCTACTTCCATCTTTTTTTAATTTAATTCCAGGAGTCTGGGGAATTTCAATTTCAATAATTCGATTATTAACACCTAAAGTTACTGATCTCTGCTCAAGAGTCGCTTTTACTTTTTTTTCACAGCTTGATGCTACTTGAACTGCATACCATCTTGCGATGCTAGTATTTGCTCTTGAAGAAGAAAGGTTTGTAGTCAATTCATTACTCATTTTTTGTTCCTTGAGGCTTAATTAAGATCTTGATAAAAATAGATATTCAGGGATAATTCAACCAAAAATTTGCGAGGCAGCCCATCCATAGAATCTACTGACAGATGCTATGGCTGCCGCAGAAAAGGTTACCATAACTATAACCGCTACAGATTCGCTAAAAAGTTGTTGTTTGTTCGGCCAGACGACAAGTTTAAGCTCATCGTAGGTAGATCTAAAAAAATTATTATTTTTTTTAGGCTCTTCAATTTGAGGTGAATCCTTTTTAGGAGGTTCTTTATTAGTAGTAGGACTTGTCAC
This region of Prochlorococcus sp. MIT 0604 genomic DNA includes:
- a CDS encoding RluA family pseudouridine synthase, with translation MELNNQSSFGIGEGELIEIIYELPLPMRLDRWLVSKRPEQSRARIQHFINSGLVLVNYKTAKAKTPLKNGDNVQIWMPPPEPLIYLKPEKMDLNILFEDEHIIVINKQSGLIVHPAPGHKSGTLVNGLLFHCKDLPGINGKLRPGIVHRLDKDTSGCMVVAKSQEALVNLQKQIKEKIASREYIAVIHGAPNSEEGQIVGHIGRDKLNRLKYKVVEETSGRYACTYWKLEERFGNYSLMSFKLDTGRTHQIRVHCAHINHPIVGDPLYGRCKKLPCKLDGQALHAIKLGLIHPINGKEMIFESELPLDFQKLLSVLKVK
- the ylqF gene encoding ribosome biogenesis GTPase YlqF, whose amino-acid sequence is MDIPKIQWYPGHIAKAEKKLSEVINKVDLVIEVRDARIPLSTGHPHLNKWINNKKHILVINRSDMISPNTINSWNKWFNARDQYPLWCDAKRGIGIKEICKSAKDSRSSIDDRRLSRGMRIRPIRALTLGFPNVGKSALINRIAKKRVVDSARKAGVTRNLRWIKLESGIDLLDAPGVIPPNLEDQKSALNLALCDDIGEAAYEIESVAIGFIKIISTLNKDKNANISVKQISNRYGVDISKGFKSPSAWIDEAASKHTSGDKRRMSHKLLEDFRNQMLGKIALEVPLWN
- the pgk gene encoding phosphoglycerate kinase, with translation MPKLSLSSLDKTHLEGKKVLVRVDFNVPLNEDGQITDDTRIRAAIPTIEYLINHSAKVILSAHFGRPKGQVNEKMRLTPVAARLGELLGQSVALTNSCIGDEAVAQSNSLSNGDVLLLENVRFFGEEEKNDQEFAKKLASHADMYVNDAFGAAHRAHASTQGVTNYLSPSVAGFLLEKELKYLQGAVDSPNRPLAAIVGGSKVSSKIGVLDSLLDKCDKIMIGGGMIFTFYKARGLDVGKSLVEEDKLELAKDLEAKAKAKGVELLLPTDVVLADEFSPDANSKISQIDAISGNWMGLDIGPDSIKVFQNALAECKTIIWNGPMGVFEFDKFADGTNAIATTLADLSAFSEVCTIIGGGDSVAAVEKAGLAEKMSHISTGGGASLELLEGKTLPGVAALNDA
- a CDS encoding glycosyltransferase, whose translation is MSKKNNLLVAASGTGGHIFPALAVSKEVEDEWNIHWLGVSQRLDANFIPEKYNLRTLNIKTPRKNIFLFYQYLEILMSTFQIIRILKEKKIHLVFATGGYISAPTIVASKLLRIPIIIHESNVIPGMVTKYFGFLCNYVLLGFKETNSYLKNCKTIFTGTPLREQFYKFNFLPEWVPKGNGPLLIVMGGSQGSKAINQILYESLEFLIKKQFRIVHIVGESNLNPLHVKNSKNYIQKKFTNEIAALIQNCDLVISRSGAGTINELMEAEKPSILIPYPDSKNNHQEKNAMILAASGGSVLINQNKMSKEVFEETLERIFKIKPKKGKNHYEILDLMKKNMENNNKIESKNEIKKYINYFLKEF
- a CDS encoding histidinol-phosphate transaminase; the protein is MQGSNLKHGGNVYETAKKLNLLPSEIIDASASLVPFDPPQILIDSINAEIKNLGFRYYPERNLSDLKEIIGKFHGINPDNILPGNGASELITWAGYEASKFGISCIPSPSFVDYERSLNCWNSNFIHCELPKNWNDIFPQSFPLHPKGDVIWITNPHNPTGQLWEKNSLEEIVKKYKLVICDEAFLSITPNGDKESLIPLTKRFDNLLVLRSLTKIFNIPGLRLGYVIGSSKKLKQWEINRDPWPLNSFSIKAGIDLLSNKKFYEQWTKQIHSWINIEKKRVFEKLLKIENLKIHNSSTNFFLIESETSLSPNIKYLESKGILLRECTSFKFLNEKWARISLQNRKNNTLLCAEIQNSFKK
- a CDS encoding quinone-dependent dihydroorotate dehydrogenase, with translation MNEQKGVFKNLYKNLITPVLKKDSGIDAEYLTNLSLSLLSFSSRKYNWPVVSSILKNLNKEFSVVDKRLTQNICGINFCNPIGLAAGFDKNGNAANIWKDFGFGFAELGTVTKFAQNGNPKPRLFRLAEEEAALNRMGFNNNGAENLVKNFVEQRIEFKKNRKNICLGINFGKSKITDLSQAKDDYLTSLKLLIPYCDYAAINVSSPNTEGLRKLQDPILLRELIKEIKNLPSCPPLFVKIAPDLSFKDIEDICQLIIEENIDGIIATNTSIDRLGLENRKIMQTGLLLSQENGGLSGRPLQKKANQIIKHIHNIDKKIILIGVGGIDSPESAWERICSGASLIQLYTGWIYKGPQLVPDILEGIIKQLNNHQLSSIKDAIGSDLKWVE
- the rnhA gene encoding ribonuclease HI, coding for MNSDSIAIEAATDGACSGNPGPGGWGGLIIFDDNSELEIGGSEQNTTNNRMELTAAIKTLEKLKNYQLKENFKLRTDSKYVIEGYTKWIINWKKNGWKTSAGKPVQNLDLWQKIDQLRINGLIMEYVKGHSGDKQNDRVDKIATNYSKGISIESNLKKAESSVDFFEKNAPIEIQELFSRNELIKKFAEQKYLLSSPELNTLLGEENHLKIKQYSLFEWRNWRLIPKDKKYWIIEKKEA
- the rplL gene encoding 50S ribosomal protein L7/L12 gives rise to the protein MSAKTEEILESLKSLSLLEASELVKQIEEAFGVSAAASAGVVMAAPGAAGGDADGGAAEEKTEFDVVLESFDAAAKIKVLKVVRNATGLGLGDAKALVESAPKTVKEGIAKADAESLKKEIEEAGGKVTLK
- the rplJ gene encoding 50S ribosomal protein L10, producing MGRTLENKQQIVTEIKSLLDDSEMAVVLDYKGLTIKEMSDLRSRLQTTNGICKVTKNSLMRKAIDGDSNWNDLESLLTGTNAFVLIKEDVGGAVKAIQSFQKDTKKSETKGALFEGRLLSDSEIKEIASLPSKEVLMAKIAGALNGIATKIAISINEVPSGLARSLKQHSEKSES
- the rplA gene encoding 50S ribosomal protein L1, which translates into the protein MKKLSKRMAALSTKIEDRIYAPLEALSIIKENANAKFDETIEAHIRLGIDPKYTDQQLRTTVALPHGTGQSIKIAVITSGENVSKAKSAGADLFGEEDLVESINKGNMEFDLLIATPDMMPKVAKLGRVLGPRGLMPNPKAGTVTNDIANAIKEFKAGKLEFRADKAGIVHVRFGKASFAKEALFDNLKTLQESIDKNKPSGAKGKYWKTFYVTSTMGPSVQVDINAIQDYQPEG
- the rplK gene encoding 50S ribosomal protein L11 codes for the protein MAKKIVAVIKLALQAGKANPAPPVGPALGQHGVNIMAFCKEYNARTQDKAGFVIPVEISVFEDRSFTFITKTPPASVLITKAAGIEKGSGESAKGSVGNISKAQLEEIAKTKLPDLNCSSVESAMKVIEGTARNMGVSITD
- the nusG gene encoding transcription termination/antitermination protein NusG, with amino-acid sequence MSNELTTNLSSSRANTSIARWYAVQVASSCEKKVKATLEQRSVTLGVNNRIIEIEIPQTPGIKLKKDGSRQTTEEKVFPGYVLVRMILDEDTMMAVKSTPNVINFVGAEDGRGSGRSRGHIKPRPLSRQEVNRIFKRASEKKAVIKLDIEEKDRIVVTSGPFKDFQGEVIEVSGERNKLKALLSIFGRETPVELEFSQINKQN
- the secE gene encoding preprotein translocase subunit SecE, producing MTSPTTNKEPPKKDSPQIEEPKKNNNFFRSTYDELKLVVWPNKQQLFSESVAVIVMVTFSAAAIASVSRFYGWAASQIFG